From Zalophus californianus isolate mZalCal1 chromosome 16, mZalCal1.pri.v2, whole genome shotgun sequence, one genomic window encodes:
- the VMO1 gene encoding vitelline membrane outer layer protein 1 homolog, which translates to MERGARAQLWLLLWVTCCGHAQAHHLSDYTSVIEVTNGGPWGDWARPEMCPDGSFASGFSLKEEPPQGIPGDDTALNGIRLHCSGGNAESNTHVVESQSGRWGVWSEPLWCPGGGFLEAFSLRVEAPKTLVDNTAANNVRFRCSDHTELEGPGLAWGNFGEWSKPCPKGMCGLQTKVERPRGLLDDTALNDVRFFCCHN; encoded by the exons ATGGAGAGGGGGGCCAGAGCCCAGCTGTGGCTCCTGCTGTGGGTTACCTGCTGCGGACACGCACAAGCCCACCACCTGAGTGACTACACTTCGGTCATCGAAGTGACCAATGGGGGTCCTTGGGGCGACTGGGCCCGGCCTGAGATGTGTCCTGATGGATCCTTTGCCAGCGGGTTCTCGCTCAAG GAGGAGCCCCCCCAAGGCATTCCTGGCGACGACACTGCTTTGAACGGGATCCGACTGCACTGCTCAGGCGGGAACGCGGAGAGCAACACGCACGTGGTGGAGTCCCAGTCTGGAAG GTGGGGCGTGTGGAGTGAGCCCCTGTGGTGCCCCGGCGGTGGCTTCCTCGAGGCTTTCTCACTGCGCGTGGAGGCCCCCAAGACCCTTGTGGACAACACGGCGGCCAACAACGTACGCTTCCGCTGCTCGGACCACACGGAGCTGGAGGGGCCCGGCCTGGCCTGGGGCAACTTTGGAGAATGGAGTAAGCCCTGCCCCAAAGGCATGTGCGGTTTGCAGACCAAGGTGGAGCGGCCGAGGGGCCTCCTGGATGACACCGCCCTGAACGACGTGCGCTTCTTCTGCTGCCACAATTAA